A window of Littorina saxatilis isolate snail1 linkage group LG7, US_GU_Lsax_2.0, whole genome shotgun sequence contains these coding sequences:
- the LOC138970737 gene encoding zinc finger protein ZFP2-like, with amino-acid sequence MEREDPAVKTEVKIEIDVAEEPPQSWFMTQQHTHGQAAANVDSDTWLKEEAGEGQATASADSDTWLKEEAGEGQATASADSDTWLKEEAGEGQATASADSDTWLKEEAGEGQAAATADSDTWLKEEAGEELSGTDSNFNTDSQLNTNSTGAHLSAGKTRPKEYTKQVHRCSHCSSVFDFPNRLEKHLLTHTGERPHKCGQCTSAFSESGALKRHMVTHTGERPHKCGQCSAAFTQSGSLKNHMLTHTGERPHKCGQCNAAFARSYSLKDHMLTHTGERPHKCGQCSAAFTQSGHLKVHMLTHTGERPHKCGQCSAAFAVSGSLKNHMLTHTGERPHKCGQCTSAFSESGALKRHMVTHTGERPHKCGQCSAAFTQSSHLKVHMLIHTGERPHKCGQCSAAFALSGHLKNHMMTHTGERPHKCGKCKATFARSGSLKDHMLTHTGERPHKCGQCRAAFAHSCSLKAHMFTHTHTHTHTHTHTGERPFKCDQCKAAFANSGSMKTYVHTHTHTHTHTHTGEQPHKCGQSNAAFARSGSRRTTC; translated from the exons atggagagagaggaccCGGCAGTGAAGACGGAGGTGAAGATTGAGATTGATGTCGCTGAAGAGCCACCACAGTCTTGGTTTATGACCCAGCAACATACACATG GACAAGCTGCAGCCAATGttgacagtgatacctggctgaaggAAGAGGCAGGAGAAGGACAAGCTACAGCCAGTGctgacagtgatacctggctgaaggAAGAGGCAGGAGAAGGACAAGCTACAGCCAGTGctgacagtgatacctggctgaaggAAGAGGCAGGAGAAGGACAAGCTACAGCCAGTGctgacagtgatacctggctgaaggAAGAGGCAGGAGAAGGACAAGCTGCAGCCACTGctgacagtgatacctggctgaaggAAGAGGCAGGGGAAGAGCTGTCTGGTACTGACAGTAACTTCAACACTGATTCACAGCTAAACACAAACAGCACAGGAGCACACTTGTCTGCTGGTAAAACTCGACCAAAGGAGTACACGAAACAAGTGCATCGGTGCTCACATTGTAGTTCTGTCTTTGATTTTCCAAACAGGTTGGAGAAACATCTACTAACGCATACAGGTGAGCGACCACATAAGTGCGGTCAATGCACTTCTGCTTTTTCTGAGTCTGGTGCCTTGAAAAGAcatatggtcacacacacaGGGGAACGACCACATAAGTGCGGTCAATGCAGTGCTGCTTTTACCCAGTCTGGTTCCCTGAAgaaccacatgttgacacacacagggGAACGACCACATAAGTGTGGTCAGTGCAATGCTGCATTTGCTCGATCTTATTCCCTGAAGgaccacatgttgacacacacaggtgAGCGACCACATAAGTGCGGTCAATGCAGTGCTGCTTTTACCCAGTCTGGTCACCTGAAGgtccacatgttgacacacacaggtgAACGACCACATAAGTGCGGTCAATGCAGTGCTGCTTTTGCCGTGTCTGGTTCCCTGAAgaaccacatgttgacacacacaggtgAGCGACCACATAAGTGCGGTCAATGCACTTCTGCTTTTTCTGAGTCTGGTGCCTTGAAAAGAcatatggtcacacacacaGGGGAACGACCACATAAGTGCGGTCAATGCAGTGCTGCTTTTACCCAGTCTAGTCACCTGAAGGTCCACATGTTGATACACACAGGTGAACGACCACATAAGTGCGGTCAATGCAGTGCTGCTTTTGCCCTGTCTGGTCACCTGAAGAACCACATGATGACACACACAGGTGAGCGACCACATAAGTGTGGAAAATGCAAGGCTACTTTTGCTCGATCTGGTTCCCTGAAGgaccacatgttgacacacacagggGAACGACCACATAAGTGCGGTCAATGTAGGGCAGCTTTTGCTCATTCCTGTTCCCTGAAGGCccacatgttcacacacacacacacacacacacacacacacacacacacaggtgagcGACCATTTAAGTGCGATCAATGCAAGGCTGCTTTTGCTAATTCTGGTTCCATGAAGAcatatgttcac